The DNA region GAGCTCAGCACCCTTCAGGGGGCCAAGGTGGAAGACGCCGACGTCGTGGTCTCGGCCACCGGCGACGATAAGGTGAACCTGGTGGTCTCTCTCCTGGCCAAGACCGAATTTGGCGTGGGCCGCACCGTGGGGCGGGTCAACAATCCCAAGAACGACTGGATGTTCAACGATTCCTGGGGTGTGGACGTTGCAGTCAACACACCGCAGCTGATGACCGCCCTGGTGGAAGAGGCTGTGGAGATCGGTGACCTGGTCCGCCTGCTCACGCTGCAGACGGGGGTGTCCTCGCTGGTGGAGTTCACCGTCCCGCACGATTCCCATTCCATCGGCCTGACCGTGGGCGAGATCCGTTGGCCCGAGGACTCCACGCTTGTGGCCATCCTGCGGGACCATGCCCCCATTACACCCAGCCGGGACGACGTGATCGACGGCGGGGACGAGCTGTTCTTCGTCACGACCATTGCGGCCGAGGACGAGCTCCGAGCCCTGCTCTCGCCGGAGTCAGCGGAATCTGTGGAGTCAGCGGAGCCGACGGACGGTGCCCGGCAGCAGGATCAAGTGACGCATCCCGGCGCCGTCCAGCCCGTCGACGCTCAGGTAGCGGAGGGCGACGGGTTCGAGGGCTGAGTTCCGTTCGTGGCGGGAACCGGCCTGGTGACCAGCCAGGCAATCCAGACACCCAGGATGTAGAGCGGGGCACCCATGATGAGGCGGGTGGTGGCCAGCCCTGCCAGCCCCTCTTCCCCCATCAGGTACAGCGGAACCTGGACCACAAGCCGCAGCACCAGGACCGCAACGATGATCCACGTGCCCAGGCGGTACGCCTTCACGCGGGCGGCATCCTTGCGCCATTCGAGACCTTCATTGCGGATGAAGCCGAACAGCAGACCGGCGATAGGCCATTTGATGAAGATCGAGATGACCATTGCAAGGATGTAGGCACCGTTGGTGATGAAGCCGGGAAGATAGAAATCCTCGGCCTTTCCAGTGGTGTTTGCCAGCCAGGCGGAGATGCCGACGCCCACAACCCCGGCAAGGGCCTGCGTCAGCGGCCGCCGCTGCACCAGGCGCACGACGGTGAAGACGGCAGCCGAGGCCAGGGCCGCCACCAACGACGGTGTGAGGTCCCGCGTGATCGTGAAAGCGATCAGGAAGACCAGGCCCGGGAGAATGCTTTCGGCGATGCCCTGGATGCCGCCGGCGCTCCGGAGCACATCGATCCGGCCGTCGTGCGTGCGATGGAGTCCGGCTTTGGCTGCGTAGCCCTCCGCGAGCCCTGCCATAGCGGAAGGCTCCGGCTCGGGCCGGGGTGGCCCCGAGGACGGCTCGGGCTGCTGGGACGACGTCATTCGTTCTCCTGGCTGGACAGTATTTCGTAGCGTGGATTGAACATGGTGGGCAAGCCCTGGCTCTGCGTGATCATGCCTTCAAGCCGGACCTCGGTCCCGGCGTCGATGCCAGGCACGCGGTGCCGGCCCAGCCAGATCACCCGCAGCCGTCTCCCGGGCGCCGGACGGGAGCCGGGCCGCGCGCCCTCGGAATCCGAAACGATTGCGGTAAAGGCGACTGTCTGGTCGGCAGGCATGTAGGTGACCGATTCAATGTGCCCGTGACACACCACCCGTCCCTTTTCCGGGATGCCGCTGACAGGCACTCCGAAACGCCCTGACGGGGCAGCGCTCTGAGGTGAATCAGCCAATCTGTGTGATCTCCGGGCCACGTTCGGGCTCCTGGAACGCAGGCGTTCCCGGGGGTGGCGTGACGGTGGCGTCCTTGGGCAGGCGAAGCTGCAGCAGGTCGCGCGGCGGCATGGGGCTGTCACCGCGGATCACGACGATCTGGCGGAAAAGTGCCTCCAGCTGGGCAGCTGCTTCCCGGTCCATCGCGGCAGCGCCGCCCAGGACACCGCGCAGGAACCAGCGCGGGCCGTCCACGCCGATGAAGCGGGCCACCCGGTATCCCTGGCTTCCATCCGCTGCCCCTGCAGGGAGCTTGGCGATCAGCTCGGGCCCGAAAGCGCCTTGTACCTCTTCTACCTGGCCGCCCTGGCTGCCCACTGACTGGCCGATCTGCTCCCGGATCTCGTCCCAGAGGCCCTCGGATTTAGGAGCAGCGAAAGCCTGGAGCTGCAGGCTTGAGCCGTTCAGATCCATCGTCACGGCCACCACACGCTGGGTGGCTTCCTCCACCTCAAGCCTCAGCTGGAGACCCTCGCTTGGGGTGACCAGAAGCGCGCCAAGATCCACGTAACCGTCGCGGCTGGAGATTTCTGAGACGTCGAAAGGCCCCGAGGCCCGTTGCCCCGCGCTGTGGGCCGCATCGGCGGCCTCGTCGGCGGAACCCTCCGGCTCCGTTGAGACCTGGGAATCATCCGGTTCGGCTGCTTGGTCCTTCTTGGCTTTCCTGCCGAGCCCAAAAACCATGGGGGTCGTCTCCTTAGTTGTGAATGTGCCTGGCCGGCCCGGAGGTCCCGCCGTAAGTCTTCGATACCACCCGCATTGTGTGCTGCTGCCTGCCTCCGCCCGGGGCGTGGGCGTCAGGAGTTCGGCGGGGCGAATCCGCCGGTGGAGCCGAATCCGCCCGCACCACGCACCGACCCGCTCAATTCGTTGACGGTGACGAACTGCGCGTACTCCACGCGCTGGATCACCATCTGTGCAATTCTATCGCCGCGTCGCAGCTCAATGGCGTGCTGTGAGTCCGTATTCAGCAAGGTCACTGAAATTTCACCGCGATATCCTGCGTCCACGGTGCCGGGTGCATTAACGATGGTCAGCCCGTGCTTGGTGGCAAGCCCTGAGCGCGGGTGGATCAGGGCAACGTAACCGTCCGGAAGGGCAATGGATACACCTGTTGGGACCAGTTTCCGCTGCCCGGGCTGCAACACAACATCTTCCCGTGCCCGCAGGTCCGCACCGGCGTCGCCCGGATGGGCATACGACGGCGCCTCCAGGCCGGCATCCAGCATTTTCAGCTGTACCTGCAGGGTGGGCGCACCATACTCCGTTTTCCTACCGGGGGCCGCGCCAGGCGCGGCGGCACCCGTGCTGCCCGGCAGCGTCTCGTCAGGAGCAGTTTCCACAGTGGCAAGTTCGTCAGTCACAGTCACTCACTCTAACGCCCGCCAACAAATTCGGCCTAGATTCCCCTGCCGCCGGGCCCAAGATGAACTGGCCCAAGATGAAATAGCCACCCAAAGGTGGAAAGCTGGAGGCATGCCCGAATCAAGCTCCACTGTGCCTGTTCCCAACACTCCCTCTACCGGTACGCCGGTAGTTTTCCGGGAGAGGCTGTGGCCCACGGTGTGGGTCTGGGTCATCGCAGCGGGGATCGCCGGTGCCGGCATTCTGATGTTTGCACCGATCAGCATGGCCGCTGGCTATACGGCGGCGGGAGTGATGTTCGCCATCATGGCCA from Arthrobacter pascens includes:
- the dut gene encoding dUTP diphosphatase, which translates into the protein MTDELATVETAPDETLPGSTGAAAPGAAPGRKTEYGAPTLQVQLKMLDAGLEAPSYAHPGDAGADLRAREDVVLQPGQRKLVPTGVSIALPDGYVALIHPRSGLATKHGLTIVNAPGTVDAGYRGEISVTLLNTDSQHAIELRRGDRIAQMVIQRVEYAQFVTVNELSGSVRGAGGFGSTGGFAPPNS
- a CDS encoding potassium channel family protein; this encodes MKVVIVGAGSVGSSIARELLAHKHEILLIDLKPEVIGRSGLRGAHWLVGDACELSTLQGAKVEDADVVVSATGDDKVNLVVSLLAKTEFGVGRTVGRVNNPKNDWMFNDSWGVDVAVNTPQLMTALVEEAVEIGDLVRLLTLQTGVSSLVEFTVPHDSHSIGLTVGEIRWPEDSTLVAILRDHAPITPSRDDVIDGGDELFFVTTIAAEDELRALLSPESAESVESAEPTDGARQQDQVTHPGAVQPVDAQVAEGDGFEG
- a CDS encoding DUF3710 domain-containing protein yields the protein MVFGLGRKAKKDQAAEPDDSQVSTEPEGSADEAADAAHSAGQRASGPFDVSEISSRDGYVDLGALLVTPSEGLQLRLEVEEATQRVVAVTMDLNGSSLQLQAFAAPKSEGLWDEIREQIGQSVGSQGGQVEEVQGAFGPELIAKLPAGAADGSQGYRVARFIGVDGPRWFLRGVLGGAAAMDREAAAQLEALFRQIVVIRGDSPMPPRDLLQLRLPKDATVTPPPGTPAFQEPERGPEITQIG
- a CDS encoding DUF3159 domain-containing protein, which translates into the protein MTSSQQPEPSSGPPRPEPEPSAMAGLAEGYAAKAGLHRTHDGRIDVLRSAGGIQGIAESILPGLVFLIAFTITRDLTPSLVAALASAAVFTVVRLVQRRPLTQALAGVVGVGISAWLANTTGKAEDFYLPGFITNGAYILAMVISIFIKWPIAGLLFGFIRNEGLEWRKDAARVKAYRLGTWIIVAVLVLRLVVQVPLYLMGEEGLAGLATTRLIMGAPLYILGVWIAWLVTRPVPATNGTQPSNPSPSAT